TGTACTCGCACGGGCCAGTTTCGCGAGCGCCTCGTCGTCACCGCCGCGGTACTCGACGGCCCTCGTCAAGTGGGTTCCGACCTTCTCGATAGAATCGAGAGCGAGCGCCGAGGTCTGACTCTGGGCGTTGATGGAAACGTAGGCTTCGACGGCGTGCGTGAGCACGTCCATCCCCGTCGCGGCTTTCACCAGCGGCGGGGCGCTCTTGGTCAACTCGGGATCGACGAGCGCGAGGTCCGCGAGGAGCGTCACGTCGCCGATTTCTTCTTTGACGCTAGTCTCCGCGTCCTTGACGATACACCAGTGGCCGACTTCGCTTCCGGTCCCCGAGGTGGTGGGAATGTAAATGCTCGGCGGCGTGGGGTTCGGCACGTTGCCAGAGCCCTTGAAGTCGAGAATGTGGCCGTCATTAGTCGTGAGGATGCTCGCGGCTTTCGCGGTGTCCATCGACGACCCGCCGCCGATACCGAGCATGAGGTCCGCGTCTGCGTCCTCGTAGGCGTCCGCCGCGGCGTGGACGACCGTATCGGTTGGGTCGGGTTCGACGCCGTCGAACACCGCGTAGTCTACCCCCGCCTCGGAAATCGATTCGAGCACCGGTTCTAACACCCCAGCCTCTCGCACGCCGCTGTCGGTGACGACGAGGACGGTATCTGCACCGAACTGTTTTGCGTACGTGCCAGTCTGGGATGCCGTTCCGGCACCGAACAGCACCCGGTTCGGGACGTTCCACATGTGAGATTGCTGTGTCATGATAGGCTTCGTTGTCGTGTCGTGCGTCGCAAGCTACCCCGCCGGAAGGAGTGTTTCCCGAAAGCGGCGGGAACTGGCAGATACGCACTGGACGCGCGTCCTGTGTGTTGCTCTCTAGCGTGCAAGGTGATTCTGCCACATACCTGCGGACATATAAATATTCACCACCGACCAGCCTAAGTGTCCTGCAGGTGATATAGCGGTGGAGAATGGCAGAAATCACCGCACAAGATGACTTCGAAGTCCGTTTCATCCGCACTCCGGAGCAGTACGCCATCGGCGTTCGCGTGAGGGCCGAGGACGGAACGTGGTCAGCGCAGGCGATGCTCACGGCGGGACAGGTCGACCAGTTCATCGACGAACTGGCGACCGCACGCGATAAATCTCGCCGCGCGTCGATGCGCGAACTCGCCCAGGCAGCGGGCGCAGACGATGAGGAACTCGAAGAACTCTTAGACGAAGCACTGCCACTCGACGAGGACGAACCCTGAATTATGCGTCTTCGTCGAGCGGGTACAGCGGCCGCGAGAGATGTTCGTAGGTGAACTGGCTGAGGTCCGGGATTGCCATGCCCGGGGTCGTGAGAAAAGAGGCGGCCCGCGGTCAGTTCATCCGTTCGACTTCGTACCCTGCACCCTCGATTGCACCACGAATCGACTCTGCGTGTTCGGTCCCGCTCGTGACCACCTGGAAGACCAGATAGGCTTCGCCGACTCGCAGGTCGTCGACCGCCCGGTCGTGGCGCACGTCGCGGATGTTCGCCCCCTGTTCTGCGATAATGCCGGAAATTTCGGTCATCTTGCCCGGCTGGTCCTCGATCTTCACGCGCAGGCGCAGGAGCTGGCAACGTTCGGTGAGCGCGTGGGTCAACACGGTCTGGAGCATGGACATGTCGATGTTCCCGCCACAGAGCAGTGGAACGACGGTTTCTCCCTCCACGTCGAGTTTGTCGCTCAGAAGAGCGGCGATGGAAACCGCACCCGCACCCTCGACCAGTTGCTTTGCGCGTTCCAGAAGAATGAGAATCCCGTTCGAAATCTCGTCGTCAGAAACGGTGATGACCTCGTCTACGTGCGCCTCGATGAGTTCGTACGTTAGCTGGGAGATGCCACCGGTGGCGATGCCGTCGGCGATGGTGTTCGGGTGGTCGATTGAGTGTGGCCCACCCTTGTCCAGACTTTCGGGAACTGTAGACGCCGAATCCGCCTGCACCCCGACGACGCGGATATCCGAATCGAGCGCCTTGAGTGCGGTCGAGATGCCACCGATGAGGCCCCCGCCGCCGATGGGAACGATGACCGTGTCCACGTCGGGGAGGTCCTCGTAGATTTCGAGGCCGATGGTTCCCTGCCCGGCCGCGATGTCCGGGTCGTCGTATGCGTGGACGAAGATGGTGTCGTCAGCCTGCGTGAGCGTCCGGGCGTAGGTCATCGCCTCGGGGAAGTTGCTGCCGTGTAACTCTACGTCTCCGCCGTAGTCGCGGGTCGCGTCGATTTTCGCCTGCGGTGCGTTCTTCGGCATGACGATCGTCGAGTCGATGCCGACTTTCGTCGCGGCGAGGGCGACCCCCTGGGCGTGATTCCCCGCGCTCGCGGCGACGACTCGGGTCACGCCACCGGCTGCTGCAACTTGCTTGAGTTTGTTGTACGCCCCGCGGGTCTTGAACGACCCCGTCCGTTGGAGGTGTTCCATCTTGAGGTGGACGTCCGCGCCGGACATCCGACTGAGCGAGCGACTCGTCTCTACGGGCGTGTGGCGCACGACGGCCTCGTCGTCGAACCGCTCGCGGGCCGCCTGAATGTCGCCGAGTTCGATACTGACCATCGTTGCATAATACCGAATAAGGAGGTATAAACAGTTTCGCGTTATCTGCCGGGAACCTAAAAACGGGTCGTCGAATTCGCGGCGGAGACCAGTGTGTTCAGATCCACTTCTCGCCCGCCGTGATGACCACGTCGAGCCAGTTTTCGCGTGGCGGAAGCGGGCAGGTGAAGGCGTCTGAGTAGGCGCAAAACGGGTTGAACGCGAGGTTGAAGTCGAGCGTCAGTTCGTCGCCGTCTTCGAGGCCATCCTCGGTTTCGAACTCCATGTAGCGACCGTACTGGAACGTCTGCTGTCCCGTGGTTTTGTCGCGGAAGGGGACGAAGTACGGGCCGTCTCCCTGTCGATACGCGGCGAGGGTGTACTCTCCTTCGCCGAGATTGAACGTAAGCGTGAGCGAGCGTTCGTACTCGACTTCCGGGCCGGCCGTGGTTTCGAGCGAGACGGTTTCCGGATCCTCGTGGACCGTGGCCGTGGCTTCGACCCGGTAGTCAGGGTCCGGCGCGAAGTACTGGAGGCCGTCGAACTCGTCGCGGTTTTCCGGAGCGACCGGTGACTGGCGGTGGTCGCTGAAAAATTGGTCTTTCTCCTCACGGTGGGCTTCCAGTTCCTCGGCCCACGTGGCTGCATCGAACGTGGCGTCCGTCATTAGCGGCGTTATCAGATGCGCACGGGTAACGCTTACGTCATCGGAGAAGGGGGACCACAGGATACGAGACTTACTGCGTCTCGGTGATGGTGAGGGTGTAACTGCCGCTGCCGCTGTAGGAATCGACGAGGATGTGGAGGTCCGTCGAGTCGTCCGGCGCGGAGATGGTGATGTTCTCCTCGCTGTTCGCGCTGTAGGAGCGGTAGTCGTAGGAGTACGTGGTCGGGCACGTTCCGGTGCCGTCGTTCACGTACAGGTCGAAGTCCGCAGAGGTGGGACCAGCGAGGTCCACCTCGACCTGACTTGGATTGGAGTACGTCCACGCGTACGACCAGCAATCGGAGTCAGAGGAACTCGAGAGCGAGTCGTTGACCGTCGTCGAGTCCGTTTCGCCGCCGCCACCGCCACCGGAGTTCGCCGGGTCGGTGTTGACTGCGTTCGCGGCGTCCACGCGGCCGTTGCCCTGTTCGTTCGAGCTGTGACCCATGTCCACGGCTGTGGCGTTCAGGTGGTCGCGCAGTTCCGTGTTCGAGATGTCCCACTGGGCGAGCGTGAGTCCGGCGACTCCTGCGACGACGGGCGTCGCCATCGAGGTTCCGGAAATCTTGTTGTAGCCGTCGTCGGTCCACGTAGAGAGGACGTCCGTACCGGGTGCACAGAGTTCGACTTTGCTGCCGGTGTTCGCGTAAGCCGCCATCGACCCGTCGGGGTCGAGCGCGGAGACGGCGACACACTCGCTGTAGGCAGCCGGATAGCTGACCGAGGTGCCGTAGTCGTTCCCCGTCGCGGCAGCGATATAGACGCCCTGGGTGTTGTAGGCGTACGAGACGGCGTCTTTCATCGTCTGCGTGTAGCCGCCACCACCGAGGGACATGTTGATGACATCGGCACCGTTGTCGGCAGCCCACGTCACGGCGTCTGCGATGTCGGAGGTCGAACCGCTCCCCTCCTCGCTCAGGGCGCGAGCCGAGAGAATCGAGGAGTTTCCAATGCCGGTGATACCCTCACCGTTGTCGATTTCACCCGCTGCGATACCGGCGACGTGGGTCCCGTGGTACTCGTCTGCGAGCACGTCCGGGTACGGGTCCGAGTCGTCGTCGACGAAGTCGTAGCCGTAATTGGCCACGCTACCGTCCATGTTCCCATCGAGGTCAGGGTGGTCGTACTTGACACCTTGGTCGACGACGGCGATGGTCACGCTCGAACTGCCGAGCGTCGTGTCCCACGCAGCGGCAGCGTTGACCATCTGGTCTGCGTATTGGTCGCCATAGCGGGTGTCGTCCGGTGTGTAAAATGCCGTGTGAGTTGTGTTGTCCTCTGCGTACTTGATGTACTCCTCCTTCCGAACGCGCTCTTTGAAATTCTCCTTCGCGTTCTCGTCTGCGTTCTCGTTGAATCGAACCGCGACGTACCGAAGCCGATCATTGTCGTGAACCGCTTTCGCGTTTTCCGGAACGTGTTTCTCCACCTCCGCCCGGTGGTCACCTGCGCCCTGTGAAACACCGACGAGTACCTCGTCCTCTTTCGATCCTCGTCGTCGGCCGTTGTTCGGCCCCTGTGCCGCCGCCTGTCCCATCGAAGCGAGCAGTGCAGCGGACCCGGTTGCTTTCAGAAATTTACGCCGTCCAAGTGGGAGTTTGTCACCCATGGTGCGACTTAACAACAGACACTACATTATTTAAATTTTATTATATCTATTAATGAAAATAAAACAGTTCTAGCTTGACACGATTTCTGCACCGAGTAGCGGCTTTTTTAATGGCAGTGGCATACTTCACAGAATGGCACCCCCGGCAATCGTTGCAATTTCGGGCAGCAGACGGACGCAGAGCTACACCAAACGCAGTCTCCAGCACGCGCTCCGCGCCGCCGAGGCGGCAGGCGCGACGACGGAGCTCATCGACCTGGGCGCAGTGGAGTTGCCCCTCTATCACCCGGGTCACGAGGAATCCGCCGAACTCGAAGCGCTCCTTCGCACTGTGCGAGAGGCGGACGGCGTCATGGTCGGGTCGCCCGTCTACCATGGATCGTACTCCTCTACGTTCAAGAATTTCCATGACTACTGCGGGTTCGACGAATTTTCCGACACCGCAGTTGGCCTCCTTGCCGTTGCGGGCGGGAGTTCCTACGGAAGCACCTTAGACCACATGCGAATCACCGTTCGAGGCGTCCACGGCTGGGTGATGCCCCACCAGGTCGGTATTCCGAACGTCCGCAAACAGTTCGACGAAGCAGGCTACGTCGACCCGGCGCTCGAAGCGCGCGTGGAGAAACTTGGCACGCAGATCGTCGAGTACGCACAGCGCCTCCGCCGGCCGATAGACGAGGCACACTGACCAGTAATACTGGCCCGTAATACTGGACAGTATTTCTGACCGGTACGATTCAGGCATGAGTCAAACACCGATTACCCTCGCCGACTACGACCCGGACTGGCCTGCGGCCTTCGACGCGGAGGCGAGTCACATCGAGTCGGTAATCGGCGAGCACATAGAGCGAATCGAACACATCGGTAGTACGGCGGTTCCCGGCCTGCCCGCCAAACCAATCATCGACATCATGGTCGGCCTCGACGCGCTCGCGGACGCGGCCAGGTGCCTCGGACCACTCGAAGCACTCGGGTACGAGTACGTCTCTACGTTCGAGGATGTGATGCCTGAACGCCGATACTTAAGGAAGAGCGAGGGCGACACCCGCACCCATCACCTCCACATGGTCGAGACAGCGAGCGACTTCTGGGAGCGCCACCTCGCCTTCCGCGACTACCTCCGCACCCATCCGGAGGTTGCCGCCGATTACGCCGACCTGAAACGGGACTTGGCCGCAGCACATCCACACGACATCGGCGCGTACACCGACGGTAAAGACGACTTCATCAGACGGGTCGAACGACAAGCGCTCACAGACCAGTAATCAGTCGAGACGGGTGACGATTGCGAGCAGTGCATGATGGTTGTACTTGCTCGGGTCGGTGGACTCGAACGTCGATTCGCGAATCTCCTCGATTCGCCACCCTTCACCGAATGCCTGACCAATGAGGTCCTCGTTCGTGCTCGGACCCATTCGCCCATCCCGCTCGCTGAAGCCGAGCATGATGTAAGTGCCACCGGGGACGAGCGCCGACCGGAGGCTCTCGCCGTAGGCTTCCACCTCGTCAGGACCGAACACGTGAAACAGCCCACAGTCGGTGACGGTGTCGAACTGCTGGCCGAGGTCGCCAAGCGCGAACGCGTCGTGAACCTCGAACTGTGCGCGGTCTGTCAGGCCGCGGTCAGCTGCTTTCGCTCGTGCCTTTACAATCGCATTTTCCGCCGCATCCACGCCGAGAACTGTGTGTCAATGTTCAGCGTAGAACAGCGCGTTTTCACCCGTTCCACAGCCAACGTCGAGGATACTGCCGTCGATAACGCCTGCATCGACGAGTTCGACGAGTGTGGGTTGGGGACGGCCGATGTCCCACGGTGGCGTTCCGGCGGCGTACGACTCGTTGAAGTCGAGTTTTTCGGGCGACTTTTCGTTCTGTTCGTCCGTCATCGGCTCCCTCTCAGTCGCTGCATATTTGAACGAACAACGAGTGAGTGGATAAGTCACCCGTCGGTTGCACTGGCGCACGCTGCCAGTAACCCTGCCTCCCACCCGGACGGGTACCGTCGCGGATACCGGTTCTATATCCCATTATACAGTTTATTGCACCGGTAGCAAGTCTTTTTGTGGGCGGTCGTTTCTCACCGGGTATGAGCACGCGAGATGAGCTTTTGGCGCTCCTCCTCGAGAATGCCCGCTACTCGACTGAAGACCTGGCCCGGCAGATGGGCGCAGACGAAGCGGAGGTAACGGCGGCAATCGAGGAACTGGAGGCCTCGGGCCTCATTCGCGGCTATCAGGCGGTCGTCGATTGGGACCGTGCAGACCGCGAACGAATCCGGGCGCTCGTCGAGTTGAACGTCACGCTCGACCGCGAGACCGGCTACGACGACATCGCCGACCGACTGGTGAAATTCCCGCCGGTCAAATCGCTCCGGCTGGTGAGTGGCGATTACGACTTCGCACTCGAAGTCGAGGGAGACTCCCTGCGCGAAGTATCGAAGTTCATCAGCGAAAAAGTGGCTCCCGTCCCCGAAATCACGCAGACGGTGACCCACTACATCATGGAGACGTACAAGGACCGCGGCTTCGAGATGGGCGACGGCCACGACGATGGTCGGCTCTCGTTTTCGCCATGAAAATTGCAGACCGCGTCCAGCAGATTCCGCCGTCAGGAATCCGCAAGTTCTTCGAAATCGCAGAGGAGATGGACGACGTCATCTCTCTCGGCGTCGGCGAACCCGACTTCACCGCGCCGTGGGCGGCCCGCGAAGCGGCCATCGAGTCGCTCAAGGACGGCAAAACGTCCTACACGGCCAATCGCGGGATGCGAGAACTCCGCGAGGCGATCGCAAAGCGAGTTTCAGTGCAATACGACTTCACGTACGACCCAGACACGGAGGTTCTCGTCACCGCGGGCGCGAGTGAAGCCCTCGACGTGGCGTTTCGGGCGCTCGTCGACCCCGGCGACGTAGTAGCCATTGCACAACCGTCGTACATCTCGTACGTGCCGGGAGTCACATTCGCCGGTGGGGAGCCGCTTCCCGTTCCAACGCATGAGGAAGACGACTTCAAACTCACGCGCGAGGTGCTCGAGGCAAACGGCGTCGCCGACGCGGACCTGCTGGTGCTTTGTTACCCGAACAACCCGACGGGAGCCATCATGACCGAGTCAGAGCTCGCTGAGGTCGCCGCGTTCGTGCGCGAACACGACCTGACGGTCCTCTCGGACGAAATCTACGCCGACCTCACCTACGGCGAGGAGCATACCTCGATTGCGACGTTCGAGGGGCTTAGAGAGCGAACCGTGGTGTTCAACGGGTTCTCGAAGGCCTACGCCATGACGGGCCTGCGCCTCGGTTACGCGCTCGCACCGGCGAAGACCATCGGGGCGATGAATCGTGTCCACCAGTACTCGATGCTTTCCGCACCGACGACCGCCCAGTACGCTGCACTGGAGGCACTCGAGTCGTGCGACGGCGACGTAATCGAGATGCGAGACCAGTACAATCGTCGCCGGCAGTTCGTCCTTTCGCGGTTCGAAGAGATGGGTATCGACTGCTTCGAGGCCAAGGGGGCGTTCTACGTCTTCCCCGAGTGTCCGTGGGAAGACACGGACGCGTTCGCAGAACAGTTACTTCAAGAACAGAGCGTTGCCCTCGTCCCCGGCCACGTCTTCGGTGAGAGTGGTACGGGTCACCTTCGCGTCTCATACGCGACCGGGCTCGACGACCTGCGCGAAGCGATGGCCAGAATCGAAGCGTTCCTCGACTAGCGTCAATCTTCTCCCGCTTTTCGGTTTTATAGCGTGAGCGACGGCAAGGTGTGATAAATCGTATGACACGATACGAAACGATACGGATAGCTGGAACGTTGACCGCGAGCAATGCAGTCGTCTTCCTTACACGAAGGCGGAATCGAATGCATTAGTTTTCCATCAACAGACCCCTATGTTTCCGAGAATCGTAACACGGAAATTGACTATTAATCAAGAGCGTCACGAAATTTGAATCATTTCGCTCTTCATAATCAAACAGTGTAAGAATTCATACAAATAAGCGCAACACTTTTTCTCTCATACGGAGTATTAAAACAGGAAATGGGGAAGAATAACGCCGACGATGCTGGCTTCGACCAGTCCGGCGACGGGGGGGATACCGTCACGGAAACGACCGAGGAAACCTCTGTCGGTGCAGTAATGGGTGCTTACACGTGGGAAGATTTCAAGCATGAAGTCTATCTCGACGCGGACGGGCAGCGCCCGAAAGACCTTCTTGGAGAGGTCATCGAGTTCGACCCGAGTGAATATCTCGGGTTCGACCCTGCAGAGACAGCAGAACGAATTACCAACGGTGCCACCCGAGCGAAGAGGCTCGACGCGTACTTCGACTCGTTCCTCGACGTAGAGCACGTCGAAGTCGCACTCGGAGAGTACTACTGGGAACACTTCAAACTGGAGTACTACTACGATGAAAACGGCCTCCCGCCGGTAGACAAGAAAACGGGAACCGTCCGCGAATTCCACCCGGAGGAGTTCCTCGGACTCGACCCGGCCGCGCTGCCGAACGTCGTCAGCTACGGGAACAAGGTCGCAGAATCACTTGCAGAAACCGTCGACGAGCGCACTGTCACCGTCCTCGAGGACCTAGACGAAGACGCGTTCTTCACGAACCACGATGGGACGAAGACTGTCGTGAGCCGGTACGATCTCGAAAAGGCCGTGCCGCTCTCGAAGAAATCTCACTTCCGCGAGGTCGACCGCTACTGGGTCAACAAGCCATTCGCGTTCGTGAGCATCTTCCTCTCGACGAAGGAAAACGAACACAAGTACTACCTCATCGAACCGTACCTCACGCCGATCGAGCATGAGCTGAAGGAGTTCCTCACCGGGAAACTCCGCACGGCAATTAAGTACTCTGACGAGGAAATCATCGTCGAAGGAGACGAGGCCGACCGAGGGGCAGTCATCGCCCGTGAGACCGAACAGCTTCTCGAACGGTACGACCTGTTCGCGCGGCCGGCGGAAGGCAAGCCGAGCCTCAAAGACCAGTTCATGGGCCTCATCGGCAAAGCGCCAGAGCGTGAAGTCGATACCACCGTCCGCGACCTGAACGGCATACAGACCCGTCCCGAACCCGCGATACTCGAAGAGGACGCGAAGACCGTCACCGAGTACCAGGTCGAGAAGTTGCTCTACATGCTGAAACGCGACTTCGTCGGCTTCGAACGCATCGACGGCGTCAAACACGACATCAACGTAGAGGACGTTTCGTGTGACGGATACAACTCGCCCGTTTTCGTCTATCACTCGGACTACGAGCAAATTATCTCGAACATCTTCCACGGTGAGAAAGACCTCGATGACTTCGTCGTCAAGATGGCCCAGCGGTCGGGCAAGGGTATCTCGAAGCGCCAGCCACAGGTCGGCGCGACCCTGCCCGATGGCTCGCGTGCCCAGCTCACGCTCGGCCGCGAAGTGTCCGACCACGGGACGAACTACACCATCCGTCAGTTCAAGGAAGTGCCGTTCACGCCAGTCGACCTCATCAACTGGCACACCTTCTCGCTCGACGAGATGGCCTACCTCTGGCTGTGCATCGAGAACAACAAGTCGCTCATCTTCGCCGGTGGGACGGCATCCGGGAAGACGACCAGCCTGAACGCGGTGTCGCTGTTCATCCCGTCGAAGTCGAAGATCGTGTCCATCGAAGACACGCGCGAAGTCGAGTTGCCACAGCGCAACTGGATTGCGTCCACAACCCGTCCGTCCTTTACAGCCGACGACAAGGGTGACGTAGACGAGTTCGACCTGCTCGCGGCCGCACTGCGTCAGCGCCCCGAGTACATCGTCATGGGTGAGATTCGCGGTGAAGAAGGCCGGACGCTGTTCCAGGTCATGTCCACGGGTCACACCACCCTGACGACCTTCCACGCCGACTCCGTCGGTGAGGTCATCAAACGCTTCACGACCGAACCAATCAACGTCTCGAAGACGATGTTCACGGCGCTCGACCTCGTGAGCATTCAGACCTCGACGCGTGTCCACGGCAGTAAGGTTCGCCGGAGCAAGTCCATCACCGAAATCAACCACTACGACCCAGAGAACGACGAGATCAACGTCCAGGACGTGTTCCAGTGGCAAGCGGAGAGCGACGAGTTCCTGCGCATGGGCGAGTCGAACACGCTAGACGAGATTCGCTTCGACCGCGGGTGGTCCTACGACCAACTCGACGAGGCAATCTACCTGCGCAAGATTGTCCTCGCCTACCTCATCAACCGCGGGCTGAAGAGCTACCCACAGGTCGCCGCGACCATGCAGGCATTCATGAACGACAA
This sequence is a window from Haladaptatus sp. QDMS2. Protein-coding genes within it:
- a CDS encoding DUF1684 domain-containing protein, whose amino-acid sequence is MTDATFDAATWAEELEAHREEKDQFFSDHRQSPVAPENRDEFDGLQYFAPDPDYRVEATATVHEDPETVSLETTAGPEVEYERSLTLTFNLGEGEYTLAAYRQGDGPYFVPFRDKTTGQQTFQYGRYMEFETEDGLEDGDELTLDFNLAFNPFCAYSDAFTCPLPPRENWLDVVITAGEKWI
- a CDS encoding S8 family serine peptidase produces the protein MGQAAAQGPNNGRRRGSKEDEVLVGVSQGAGDHRAEVEKHVPENAKAVHDNDRLRYVAVRFNENADENAKENFKERVRKEEYIKYAEDNTTHTAFYTPDDTRYGDQYADQMVNAAAAWDTTLGSSSVTIAVVDQGVKYDHPDLDGNMDGSVANYGYDFVDDDSDPYPDVLADEYHGTHVAGIAAGEIDNGEGITGIGNSSILSARALSEEGSGSTSDIADAVTWAADNGADVINMSLGGGGYTQTMKDAVSYAYNTQGVYIAAATGNDYGTSVSYPAAYSECVAVSALDPDGSMAAYANTGSKVELCAPGTDVLSTWTDDGYNKISGTSMATPVVAGVAGLTLAQWDISNTELRDHLNATAVDMGHSSNEQGNGRVDAANAVNTDPANSGGGGGGETDSTTVNDSLSSSSDSDCWSYAWTYSNPSQVEVDLAGPTSADFDLYVNDGTGTCPTTYSYDYRSYSANSEENITISAPDDSTDLHILVDSYSGSGSYTLTITETQ
- a CDS encoding iron-containing alcohol dehydrogenase family protein, which codes for MTQQSHMWNVPNRVLFGAGTASQTGTYAKQFGADTVLVVTDSGVREAGVLEPVLESISEAGVDYAVFDGVEPDPTDTVVHAAADAYEDADADLMLGIGGGSSMDTAKAASILTTNDGHILDFKGSGNVPNPTPPSIYIPTTSGTGSEVGHWCIVKDAETSVKEEIGDVTLLADLALVDPELTKSAPPLVKAATGMDVLTHAVEAYVSINAQSQTSALALDSIEKVGTHLTRAVEYRGGDDEALAKLARASTQAGMAFNGAGLGAVHALSHQVGGKFGVPHGLANAIILPYVMEFNLPQVPDKLTDIAAALGESVDEEAPARHEGYKAVRATRQLGDDVRIPRTLSETDAEREAIPELAEQALEDGSLTGNPRVTTCEDLEGILERAFDGVFEYETALE
- a CDS encoding NADPH-dependent FMN reductase, with the translated sequence MAPPAIVAISGSRRTQSYTKRSLQHALRAAEAAGATTELIDLGAVELPLYHPGHEESAELEALLRTVREADGVMVGSPVYHGSYSSTFKNFHDYCGFDEFSDTAVGLLAVAGGSSYGSTLDHMRITVRGVHGWVMPHQVGIPNVRKQFDEAGYVDPALEARVEKLGTQIVEYAQRLRRPIDEAH
- a CDS encoding GrpB family protein; the protein is MSQTPITLADYDPDWPAAFDAEASHIESVIGEHIERIEHIGSTAVPGLPAKPIIDIMVGLDALADAARCLGPLEALGYEYVSTFEDVMPERRYLRKSEGDTRTHHLHMVETASDFWERHLAFRDYLRTHPEVAADYADLKRDLAAAHPHDIGAYTDGKDDFIRRVERQALTDQ
- a CDS encoding cyclopropane-fatty-acyl-phospholipid synthase family protein codes for the protein MDAAENAIVKARAKAADRGLTDRAQFEVHDAFALGDLGQQFDTVTDCGLFHVFGPDEVEAYGESLRSALVPGGTYIMLGFSERDGRMGPSTNEDLIGQAFGEGWRIEEIRESTFESTDPSKYNHHALLAIVTRLD
- a CDS encoding Lrp/AsnC family transcriptional regulator; its protein translation is MSTRDELLALLLENARYSTEDLARQMGADEAEVTAAIEELEASGLIRGYQAVVDWDRADRERIRALVELNVTLDRETGYDDIADRLVKFPPVKSLRLVSGDYDFALEVEGDSLREVSKFISEKVAPVPEITQTVTHYIMETYKDRGFEMGDGHDDGRLSFSP
- a CDS encoding type II/IV secretion system ATPase subunit — protein: MGAYTWEDFKHEVYLDADGQRPKDLLGEVIEFDPSEYLGFDPAETAERITNGATRAKRLDAYFDSFLDVEHVEVALGEYYWEHFKLEYYYDENGLPPVDKKTGTVREFHPEEFLGLDPAALPNVVSYGNKVAESLAETVDERTVTVLEDLDEDAFFTNHDGTKTVVSRYDLEKAVPLSKKSHFREVDRYWVNKPFAFVSIFLSTKENEHKYYLIEPYLTPIEHELKEFLTGKLRTAIKYSDEEIIVEGDEADRGAVIARETEQLLERYDLFARPAEGKPSLKDQFMGLIGKAPEREVDTTVRDLNGIQTRPEPAILEEDAKTVTEYQVEKLLYMLKRDFVGFERIDGVKHDINVEDVSCDGYNSPVFVYHSDYEQIISNIFHGEKDLDDFVVKMAQRSGKGISKRQPQVGATLPDGSRAQLTLGREVSDHGTNYTIRQFKEVPFTPVDLINWHTFSLDEMAYLWLCIENNKSLIFAGGTASGKTTSLNAVSLFIPSKSKIVSIEDTREVELPQRNWIASTTRPSFTADDKGDVDEFDLLAAALRQRPEYIVMGEIRGEEGRTLFQVMSTGHTTLTTFHADSVGEVIKRFTTEPINVSKTMFTALDLVSIQTSTRVHGSKVRRSKSITEINHYDPENDEINVQDVFQWQAESDEFLRMGESNTLDEIRFDRGWSYDQLDEAIYLRKIVLAYLINRGLKSYPQVAATMQAFMNDNDTIMTLIANDDLEARLEELRQMESVMIDIDPEKEAMIPRPDPYAELRAYTDELLAEAEEELFPRYRTAESPALAPALTTGVDEAGAATDGGDDEDDTEPFEEFDFGGFEPLKEEDE
- a CDS encoding pyridoxal phosphate-dependent aminotransferase, which produces MKIADRVQQIPPSGIRKFFEIAEEMDDVISLGVGEPDFTAPWAAREAAIESLKDGKTSYTANRGMRELREAIAKRVSVQYDFTYDPDTEVLVTAGASEALDVAFRALVDPGDVVAIAQPSYISYVPGVTFAGGEPLPVPTHEEDDFKLTREVLEANGVADADLLVLCYPNNPTGAIMTESELAEVAAFVREHDLTVLSDEIYADLTYGEEHTSIATFEGLRERTVVFNGFSKAYAMTGLRLGYALAPAKTIGAMNRVHQYSMLSAPTTAQYAALEALESCDGDVIEMRDQYNRRRQFVLSRFEEMGIDCFEAKGAFYVFPECPWEDTDAFAEQLLQEQSVALVPGHVFGESGTGHLRVSYATGLDDLREAMARIEAFLD
- a CDS encoding class I SAM-dependent methyltransferase; its protein translation is MTDEQNEKSPEKLDFNESYAAGTPPWDIGRPQPTLVELVDAGVIDGSILDVGCGTGENALFYAEH
- the ilvA gene encoding threonine ammonia-lyase, with the translated sequence MVSIELGDIQAARERFDDEAVVRHTPVETSRSLSRMSGADVHLKMEHLQRTGSFKTRGAYNKLKQVAAAGGVTRVVAASAGNHAQGVALAATKVGIDSTIVMPKNAPQAKIDATRDYGGDVELHGSNFPEAMTYARTLTQADDTIFVHAYDDPDIAAGQGTIGLEIYEDLPDVDTVIVPIGGGGLIGGISTALKALDSDIRVVGVQADSASTVPESLDKGGPHSIDHPNTIADGIATGGISQLTYELIEAHVDEVITVSDDEISNGILILLERAKQLVEGAGAVSIAALLSDKLDVEGETVVPLLCGGNIDMSMLQTVLTHALTERCQLLRLRVKIEDQPGKMTEISGIIAEQGANIRDVRHDRAVDDLRVGEAYLVFQVVTSGTEHAESIRGAIEGAGYEVERMN